Proteins encoded by one window of Chloroflexota bacterium:
- a CDS encoding carbonic anhydrase — protein sequence MNQLITISRSDDIPSVYRDTPIGLLLEYHNLNHPLEDYVQAHLLIGMCMDNRKRLRIPDNFAYVIRTGGGNLQYSEFKVSYAIAVGGINAIALIGHNQCGMVNLVARKEEFIRGLVEKAGWEQDRAEAHFMHYAPMFEIGNEIDFVLSEAERLRLSYPGLLVAPMLYRVEDNLLYLVEEISR from the coding sequence ATGAACCAACTAATTACCATATCCAGAAGCGATGATATTCCTTCGGTGTACCGGGACACCCCGATTGGCCTTCTACTCGAATACCACAATCTCAACCACCCGCTTGAAGATTACGTCCAAGCCCATTTATTGATTGGTATGTGTATGGATAATCGCAAACGACTGCGGATACCCGACAATTTTGCTTATGTTATTCGTACAGGTGGGGGCAATCTGCAGTACAGCGAATTCAAAGTTTCTTATGCTATCGCGGTGGGTGGAATCAATGCAATTGCACTAATTGGCCATAATCAGTGCGGTATGGTTAACTTAGTCGCTCGGAAAGAAGAATTTATCCGCGGACTCGTAGAAAAAGCCGGGTGGGAACAAGACCGCGCCGAAGCGCATTTTATGCACTATGCGCCTATGTTTGAAATTGGAAACGAGATTGACTTTGTGCTCAGTGAAGCAGAGCGCTTGCGGTTGAGTTATCCTGGCCTGTTAGTAGCTCCAATGCTATACCGCGTAGAAGACAATTTACTTTATCTTGTGGAAGAAATCAGTCGCTAA
- a CDS encoding nitrogen fixation protein NifH produces MSWQEQFNGDTLSWLLEPDEPGVSYLAMRDLLTLSADNSDLIAAQKLAHTQGPISRILDAMDERGYWVEAGPGYNPKYRSTVWAVIMLAQLGASIAIDDRIERACRHLFENALTENGQFSVSGTPSSTADCLQGNLCAAMLDLGFDDPRLEKAFDWMARSVTGEGVAPMKDKKAPLRYYASKCGPDFACGANNKLSCAWGAVKVMLAFGKLHREEYTPLIEKAVARGVDFLLGVDPAAAAYPTGWSAKPSGNWWKFGFPVFYITDMLQNIEALVRLGYRDDPRLTNALNMIREKQDENGRWKLEYAYTGKIWVEFGNKKEPNKWVSMRSAWVLKNSFLP; encoded by the coding sequence ATGTCATGGCAAGAACAATTCAACGGCGACACACTATCCTGGCTTTTGGAACCGGATGAGCCAGGTGTCAGTTATCTTGCCATGCGAGATTTGCTGACACTATCAGCAGATAATTCTGATCTAATTGCTGCTCAAAAATTAGCCCATACACAAGGTCCAATTTCCAGAATTTTGGATGCCATGGATGAACGTGGATACTGGGTTGAAGCAGGTCCCGGATATAATCCCAAATATCGCAGCACCGTGTGGGCAGTGATTATGTTGGCCCAACTGGGTGCTTCAATAGCTATTGATGATCGTATTGAGCGAGCTTGCCGGCATTTGTTTGAAAATGCGCTCACAGAAAATGGTCAATTTAGTGTATCGGGTACACCTTCGAGTACAGCAGATTGCTTGCAGGGCAATTTATGCGCGGCCATGCTAGATTTGGGTTTTGATGATCCGCGTTTGGAAAAGGCGTTTGACTGGATGGCTCGAAGTGTCACGGGTGAAGGGGTGGCTCCGATGAAAGATAAGAAAGCCCCGTTGCGCTATTATGCAAGCAAATGTGGGCCAGATTTTGCCTGCGGTGCGAACAATAAATTGTCTTGCGCTTGGGGAGCGGTGAAGGTTATGCTGGCTTTTGGCAAATTGCATCGTGAAGAATATACGCCTTTGATTGAAAAAGCAGTCGCGCGCGGAGTTGATTTTCTATTGGGAGTTGACCCTGCGGCGGCCGCGTATCCGACAGGATGGAGTGCTAAACCCAGCGGAAATTGGTGGAAATTTGGTTTTCCCGTTTTCTATATTACCGATATGCTGCAAAATATTGAAGCATTGGTTCGATTAGGTTATCGCGACGACCCACGCCTAACAAATGCACTCAATATGATAAGGGAAAAACAAGACGAAAATGGGCGCTGGAAGTTAGAGTATGCCTATACAGGCAAAATATGGGTCGAATTCGGCAACAAGAAAGAACCGAATAAATGGGTTTCAATGAGATCCGCATGGGTTTTGAAGAATTCTTTCCTTCCTTAG